AACAATCGACAAATACCTATAGGagaattttattcatataaatactatggtgttatttgtttatttagcgCGCGATAAAATGCGACTTGTAACCACGAAATTTCTAGTTCGATTGAAGATTTATATTGTGATTATGATTTTcatctattgtttttttatagtgaTCGCGTAATGACTAGAATTGGGATAACATAAACATAACGTCACGCAGTTTATGATCcatgtttaagtgtgggagagccatgcttcggcacaagtAGCTACTCGTGCCAGAAGTAATACCACCGCTCGACCGCAGtcataccacagcctcacagaaaaccgacgtgaaacaacgcttacgctgtgtgggtgaggttatcggaggcccaattaaccccttcccaatcttcccaatccccgattccccaacacagttgtaacgcctctggtgtttcaggtgtccatgggcggcgccgattgcttaccattaagtgatccgtctgctcgtttaccgacttataccacaaaaatcCCTGAAAGGGCacgcaaaaaaaaatcatcgtaGAATTTGACACCAATTTGttcattaattatgttatgagtcccatgaaAACGGGAGGTGGTACACCGGGTGTAAGTAAGAAAACCAAAAGAGGCTTTTCCGGCCATAGAAAACAGAAATAATgatgatatacataatatacccaACTAGGAAAATATCATCACTCTTTATCTATTACAGAAGAAAAATGAAACCAGATTTGAGAAAGATATTTAACCCACTCATAGTGCTAGACTTCTTGATTTACCTGCACTCAGTAGCCTTATATTTAATATCTAAACACCTCGACTAGCGTAAGATTGTCTCGAAAGTAAAACGTAgtggataaatattttaaaattagcaaCTACGTTGCACTTTCACTTCCGACTAAATCTTAGGTATCTAGCTATACCTAGGTAATAAGTAGTATCTACATTTTGTCGAACAACTACGGACTATGCAGTTATTAGATAATGCACACCACGTAATGCCCACATCACTGATATCATATCCATTTGAAATGATCAGTCTAGAACTACTTTTACCTTCTTGGCGCCAATATATAAAGCACACTGAAGTTTATTGCATAACTATTACATCtagacattattttaaaatgtttaacatataTTAGTGTACCTAAGTTTCAGTTTTTCGTCAAAAACTAAATACCAAGCTACGAAGTGAAGTAGTGAAgttgataaattaattcaaagcaATTAAAGCCTTTACGACATGCTTAGTAATTGACATTAACAAAAAGTAGTTTGTTGAAGACTCCAGACACTTATCTTTATAAAGAACGACAATTAAACCCAAACTTATTTGTGATATAATGGTAATTATGTAACAACCAATACATTCTAATGATTAGTATGTGTACCTACAATTTTTACCGGTTCTAATGTTAGTTGCAATCTTTTCCACCGCCGAAGTTGTCGTGTTCGTTCCATAACTCCATTCAAAATAACTATGAAGAAATCTATTGTTTTGAAATGTGTCTGTATTCTCATCTCGACCCACATGTTCAAAGAAGTAATCACGTTAAATTTCTTTGGCCTGGATACGCTCACTATAGATCTCCCACAAGGAAGGGTGAGAGGATCATTTGACTTGTTCAACACTCAAAGGATGTTTCTAGGAATACCATACGCTACTGTTACGGATAGATTTCAGGTTAGTGTTCATAATGTCAGTATATTCTCcattagtaaagaaataaactcatataatatttatttaggaactTTACAATGATGGtcttaatattatatcaacTAGTTAACCCTTTCTTATTTTACCTTTTCCTCTCCGTCCAGGTTGCCGGTAGCCCTCCAACTTGGAACGGCACATTTACTGCAAACCAAGGAAACGTAATGTGTAACCAGTACTTTTCCACTTTGAGACAACCCATCGGTCAAGAAGATTGTTTGGTACTCAATATTTATACTCCACCATCTCGTACAAATGAACTATATCCAGTGATTGTTTTTATCCATGGAGGAGGATTTTACTTTGGTAGCAACTCTAAGCTCATCTATAATCCTCAATTTTTGGTAAGAGAAAACGTAATTGTTGTTACCATCAACTATCGTCTTGGGGCCTTTGGTTTCCTGTGCCTGGGCATCAAAGAGGCTCCAGGAAACGTCGGCTTGAAAGACCAATTGGCTGCTTTAAAATGGATCCAAAACAATATTGCCTACTTCGGTGGTGATCCCAAGTCGGTCACCATATTTGGTGAAAGTGCTGGAGCAGTTTCTgttcattattttcttcttaGGAACTCTACTGAAGGACTGTTTCATAGAGTTATAATGGACAGTGGATCAATTCTAATGCCTCAAGATTTCGAATACAATCCTATTCAATCAGCATCCACAGTAGCTACGCGTTTGGGCTATAATACTTCAGACCCCAACGAGTTActgcaaatatttaaaaattcaacaGCTTCTGACATAGTTAGAGCTTCCTATGCAGATCAGACTAATGACGCATTTTCACTCTACTACTTTACACCGTGTGTGGAGACTGCTGTCGCTGATGAAACAGAACCCTTAATAACGGAAGAACCAACACAAATAATTAAGAGACCTGGTCTTAACGTTCCAGTTATCATTGGATTCAATAACCGGGAAGGTATTTATTGGGCGCAACATTACAATTACCAAACGGTTGAACAAGTGAGAAGTAATTTCGGTAGTCTCATACCCAACTATTTACAGTTTGAATCTGATGTTAATAGAACAACGTTTATCAATGATGCTGTAAATGTATACTTTAGCAACAGGACAGTAATCGATGGTTTGATAGAGTATTTATCTGATTCATTGGTTATTTATCCGTCGACGTTTGCATCTGAGGTTTTAACGAAGAATTCAAACCGATCagtgtataatttttatttcgattATGATTCATTCAGGAACTTGAACAAGTTCCTTACTCGGCTAAGGTTTACTCCCGGTGCATGTCATGGAGACGAGTTATTTTACCTGTTTCAACCGGCTGTTTACGCCGCGCTGCCTGCTACGCCGAATGATGCCGCAATCATTGCAGCTATGACGGCGCTGTGGACGAGTTTCGCTAAGACTGGGTAAGTGTTGCGAACATATCTACCTAATAATATCTGCTTATATCTatctcgaagagcaggagtaggaacagggtggttgttagtcagtaagagtctgacattccctctcgtctcaTACGTATTATGGAAGTATGTATTGCCATAAGCTGGTTACTGCTTACTGCTGCAGCTGATAATTTCGAAAATTCAGAAGCGTTAACCCTCTTCTTTATCATATGCATGTACAACTAAAGGGCCTGTATGTATTTTTAGGATACCTTCAACTTCAGCAACCACGTGGACTCCAAGTAACCAGCACTTGGAATTTCTTGAAATAGgcaaagaaattaaaatgatCCCATTACCGAATCAAGAACGGATGGAGTTTTGGAGGCAAACCTATGAAAAATatggaagaaaataaaataacaatttcgttACCAGcgataatttattgtttttattcagaAAACCTCTTATACTGGTACATCGTAGATCTAATGGAACCGTGTAACCGACCACTATTCATCACTATTGTAGATACCAATTACTAAAACGGTTTCATACTTAGAgtatttattcaacaaaatcAGCCATAAGCCAGAGTTTCCCCATATGACTTCTTGATGAGCAGGTTGGACATGCCCTGCATATAACGGCTCCTTGAAGACCTGGAGACCTTTACGAGGTCGTCTGTTAATTATCATCGCTTGTTTATTCATGAATGTACATAAATtggatacctacttatttaactTATGCAAAACTACAAGCAACTAGTAGTCATCACGTCacgaagaat
This genomic window from Spodoptera frugiperda isolate SF20-4 chromosome 28, AGI-APGP_CSIRO_Sfru_2.0, whole genome shotgun sequence contains:
- the LOC118265387 gene encoding esterase FE4-like; translation: MKKSIVLKCVCILISTHMFKEVITLNFFGLDTLTIDLPQGRVRGSFDLFNTQRMFLGIPYATVTDRFQVAGSPPTWNGTFTANQGNVMCNQYFSTLRQPIGQEDCLVLNIYTPPSRTNELYPVIVFIHGGGFYFGSNSKLIYNPQFLVRENVIVVTINYRLGAFGFLCLGIKEAPGNVGLKDQLAALKWIQNNIAYFGGDPKSVTIFGESAGAVSVHYFLLRNSTEGLFHRVIMDSGSILMPQDFEYNPIQSASTVATRLGYNTSDPNELLQIFKNSTASDIVRASYADQTNDAFSLYYFTPCVETAVADETEPLITEEPTQIIKRPGLNVPVIIGFNNREGIYWAQHYNYQTVEQVRSNFGSLIPNYLQFESDVNRTTFINDAVNVYFSNRTVIDGLIEYLSDSLVIYPSTFASEVLTKNSNRSVYNFYFDYDSFRNLNKFLTRLRFTPGACHGDELFYLFQPAVYAALPATPNDAAIIAAMTALWTSFAKTGIPSTSATTWTPSNQHLEFLEIGKEIKMIPLPNQERMEFWRQTYEKYGRK